In Pseudomonas sp. GCEP-101, one DNA window encodes the following:
- a CDS encoding LabA-like NYN domain-containing protein, whose product MKTIALFADVQNLYYTVRQAYGCHFNYAALWAELSAQGTIVQAYAYAIDRGDAKQQQFQQILRKLGFTVKLKPYIQRADGSAKGDWDVGITIDILDAAPQVDEIVLASGDGDFDLLLDRVRAGGTDATAYGVPGLTAQALIRAASRYVPIEGALLLRS is encoded by the coding sequence TTGAAGACCATCGCCCTGTTCGCCGACGTGCAGAACCTCTACTACACCGTGCGTCAGGCCTACGGCTGCCACTTCAACTATGCCGCCCTGTGGGCCGAGCTGAGCGCCCAGGGCACGATCGTCCAGGCCTATGCCTACGCCATCGACCGGGGCGACGCGAAGCAGCAGCAGTTCCAGCAGATCCTGCGCAAGCTGGGCTTCACCGTGAAGCTCAAGCCCTACATCCAGCGCGCCGACGGTTCGGCCAAGGGTGACTGGGACGTCGGCATCACCATCGACATCCTCGATGCTGCGCCCCAGGTGGACGAGATCGTCCTGGCCTCCGGCGATGGCGATTTCGACCTGCTGCTCGACCGCGTCCGCGCCGGCGGCACCGATGCCACCGCCTACGGCGTGCCGGGTCTTACCGCCCAGGCGCTGATCCGCGCGGCCAGCCGCTACGTGCCCATCGAGGGCGCGCTGCTGCTGCGTTCCTGA
- a CDS encoding YciC family protein, whose translation MNPLSILRDTWFFFSRHLGTLVPLCLPWIVIETLVQQQINVAAGSQNFAPWGMAAGLVFYPIYTASLILFMIDAGEGVERGVRELWSAALRLWPAFALLSAITSLLIVLGLSLMVLPGIFVMIKLAFAEFLLVQRGRAPIDAMRESFALTTGHFFLLLMTSLAILAPVWIAEGWITEAGQDAPVLSVALHSLSGFFQLLLTVAAYRIFILLERQTA comes from the coding sequence ATGAATCCCCTTTCCATCCTCCGCGACACCTGGTTTTTCTTTTCCCGTCATCTGGGCACCCTGGTGCCGCTGTGCCTGCCCTGGATCGTCATCGAGACGCTGGTGCAGCAGCAGATCAACGTCGCCGCCGGCTCGCAGAACTTCGCCCCCTGGGGCATGGCCGCCGGCCTGGTGTTCTACCCGATCTACACCGCCAGCCTGATCCTGTTCATGATCGACGCCGGCGAGGGCGTGGAGCGCGGCGTGCGCGAACTGTGGAGTGCCGCCCTGCGCCTGTGGCCGGCCTTCGCCCTGCTCTCGGCGATCACCTCGCTGCTGATCGTGCTCGGCCTGTCGCTGATGGTGCTGCCGGGCATCTTCGTGATGATCAAGCTGGCCTTCGCCGAATTCCTCCTGGTGCAGCGCGGCCGCGCGCCCATCGACGCGATGCGCGAGAGCTTCGCCCTGACCACCGGGCATTTCTTCCTGCTGCTGATGACCTCCCTGGCGATTCTCGCCCCGGTGTGGATCGCCGAGGGCTGGATCACCGAGGCCGGCCAGGATGCGCCGGTGCTCAGCGTCGCGCTGCATTCGCTGAGCGGGTTCTTCCAGCTGCTGCTGACGGTGGCGGCCTACCGCATCTTCATCCTGCTGGAGCGCCAGACCGCCTGA
- a CDS encoding VOC family protein, producing MNDFPPSCLSHISIGTNDFPRAQAFYDAVLPTLGCQPIMQHPGAVAYGRLFPEFWVQTPIDGRPANVGNGTHIGFLANSREEVDAFYRAAIAAGATDEGAPGPRPQYGEPYYGCFVRDLDGHKIEASFWDMALAGGGFDTHSH from the coding sequence ATGAACGACTTCCCGCCCAGCTGCCTGTCGCACATTTCCATCGGCACCAACGACTTCCCGCGCGCCCAGGCGTTCTACGACGCGGTGCTGCCGACCCTGGGTTGCCAGCCGATCATGCAACACCCCGGCGCGGTGGCCTATGGGCGCCTGTTCCCCGAGTTCTGGGTGCAAACGCCCATCGACGGGCGCCCGGCCAACGTCGGCAACGGCACGCACATCGGCTTCCTGGCCAATTCCCGCGAGGAAGTGGACGCCTTCTACCGCGCCGCGATTGCCGCCGGCGCGACCGACGAGGGAGCACCAGGGCCACGCCCGCAGTATGGCGAGCCTTACTACGGCTGCTTCGTCCGCGACCTGGACGGGCACAAGATCGAGGCATCGTTCTGGGACATGGCGCTGGCCGGCGGCGGGTTCGATACGCACTCGCACTGA
- a CDS encoding DUF2076 domain-containing protein, translating into MNSEEQSLIDGLFTRLRDAEAQTAPRDAQAEAQINKHLVQQPAAPYYMAQAMLIQEAAIKRLDQRVKELEAEQARAQEQRPSSGGFLAGLFGGGQSQEPRPAPAQQRPDCWGQTRFSQPGGASYANNPGASNPNDFRPAQASPAAPQGGGFMRGALQTAAGVAGGVMVADLLTSMFHHSQPQEIVEVIQEQPLQPELSSFDDGHGDDSLGGDRYADNGFADTSYDDSNSFGDDSSFFGDDDGDLFS; encoded by the coding sequence ATGAATTCCGAAGAGCAATCCCTGATCGATGGTCTGTTCACCCGCCTGCGCGACGCCGAGGCGCAGACCGCGCCGCGCGATGCCCAGGCCGAGGCGCAGATCAACAAGCACCTGGTGCAGCAGCCGGCCGCGCCGTACTACATGGCCCAGGCGATGCTGATCCAGGAAGCGGCGATCAAGCGACTGGACCAGCGCGTCAAGGAGCTGGAGGCGGAGCAGGCGCGGGCGCAGGAGCAGCGTCCCAGCAGCGGCGGCTTCCTCGCCGGGCTGTTCGGCGGCGGGCAGAGCCAGGAGCCGCGCCCGGCGCCAGCGCAGCAGCGCCCCGACTGCTGGGGCCAGACGCGCTTCTCGCAGCCTGGCGGCGCGTCCTACGCCAACAACCCCGGCGCCAGCAACCCGAACGACTTCCGCCCGGCACAGGCGTCGCCTGCCGCGCCCCAGGGCGGCGGCTTCATGCGCGGGGCCCTGCAGACGGCCGCTGGCGTGGCCGGCGGGGTGATGGTGGCGGACCTGCTGACCAGCATGTTCCACCACAGCCAGCCGCAGGAGATCGTCGAGGTGATCCAGGAGCAGCCGCTGCAACCGGAGCTGTCGAGCTTCGATGACGGGCACGGCGATGACTCCCTGGGCGGCGATCGCTACGCCGACAATGGCTTTGCCGATACGAGTTACGACGACAGCAACAGCTTCGGCGACGATTCGAGCTTCTTCGGCGACGACGACGGCGACCTGTTCAGCTGA
- a CDS encoding DEAD/DEAH box helicase has product MTFATLGLIDPLLRALDGLGYQNPTAVQAQAIPAVLKGRDLLAAAQTGTGKTAGFALPLLQRLLQEGPQVAANSIRALVLVPTRELAEQVHESFRAYGQHVPLRTAVAYGGVSINPQMMKLRKGVDVLVATPGRLLDLYRQNALKFTQLQVLVLDEADRMLDLGFARELDEVFAALPKRRQTLLFSATFSDAIRQMARGLLRDPLTIDVAPRNTAAKSVKQHLVTVDKKRKAELFLHLLREQGWGQALVFAKTRKGVDELVGLLQHEGIRADSIHGDKPQPARLRALARFKAGEVDFLVATDVAARGLDIEEMPLVVNFDLPIVPEDYVHRIGRTGRAGASGQAISLVCADEVQQLAAIETLIGQTLQRKEEDGFEAEHRVPATTAGGQVLKKPKKPKQPKVPEGKPGKVHLGSLLDDTPQVKAVRKAPGFGLGGKPMGGKPAAGRSSGKPGGKGGRRP; this is encoded by the coding sequence ATGACTTTCGCCACCCTTGGCCTGATCGATCCCCTCCTGCGCGCCCTCGACGGGCTTGGCTACCAGAACCCGACGGCGGTCCAGGCCCAGGCCATCCCGGCGGTGCTCAAGGGCCGCGACCTGCTCGCCGCTGCCCAGACCGGCACCGGCAAGACCGCCGGCTTCGCCCTGCCGCTGCTGCAGCGGCTGCTGCAGGAAGGCCCGCAGGTGGCCGCCAACTCCATCCGCGCGCTGGTGCTGGTGCCGACCCGCGAGCTGGCCGAGCAGGTGCACGAGAGCTTCCGCGCCTACGGCCAGCACGTGCCGCTGCGCACTGCCGTGGCGTACGGCGGGGTCAGCATCAACCCGCAGATGATGAAGCTGCGCAAGGGCGTCGACGTGCTGGTGGCCACCCCGGGCCGTCTGCTCGACCTGTACCGGCAGAACGCGCTGAAGTTCACCCAGCTGCAGGTCCTGGTGCTGGACGAGGCCGACCGCATGCTCGACCTGGGCTTTGCCCGCGAGCTGGACGAGGTCTTCGCGGCGCTGCCCAAGCGCCGGCAGACGCTGCTGTTCTCCGCGACCTTCTCCGACGCCATCCGCCAGATGGCCCGCGGCCTGCTGCGCGACCCGCTGACCATCGACGTCGCGCCGCGCAACACGGCGGCGAAATCGGTGAAGCAGCACCTGGTGACCGTGGACAAGAAGCGCAAGGCCGAACTCTTCCTGCACCTGCTGCGCGAGCAGGGCTGGGGCCAGGCGCTGGTGTTCGCCAAGACCCGCAAGGGCGTCGATGAACTGGTCGGGCTGCTGCAGCACGAAGGCATCCGCGCCGACTCGATCCACGGCGACAAGCCGCAGCCCGCGCGCCTGCGCGCCCTGGCGCGGTTCAAGGCCGGCGAGGTGGACTTCCTCGTCGCCACCGACGTCGCCGCGCGCGGCCTGGACATCGAGGAGATGCCCCTGGTCGTCAACTTCGACCTGCCCATCGTCCCCGAGGACTACGTGCACCGCATCGGCCGCACCGGCCGTGCCGGCGCCAGCGGCCAGGCGATCTCGCTGGTCTGCGCCGATGAAGTACAGCAACTGGCGGCCATCGAGACGCTGATCGGCCAGACCCTGCAGCGCAAGGAAGAAGACGGTTTCGAGGCGGAGCACCGGGTGCCTGCCACCACGGCCGGTGGCCAGGTGCTGAAAAAGCCGAAGAAGCCCAAGCAACCGAAGGTGCCGGAAGGCAAGCCGGGCAAGGTGCACCTCGGCTCGCTGCTGGACGACACGCCGCAGGTCAAGGCGGTGCGCAAGGCGCCGGGCTTTGGCCTGGGCGGCAAGCCGATGGGTGGCAAGCCCGCTGCGGGCAGGTCCTCCGGTAAGCCGGGCGGCAAGGGCGGCCGGCGCCCCTGA